A genomic window from Betta splendens chromosome 24, fBetSpl5.4, whole genome shotgun sequence includes:
- the fdft1 gene encoding squalene synthase isoform X2: protein MDILKSLGHPEEIFNLFKFKMGGCRAVMPKLDYESMRETLRTCYVYLNQTSRSFAAVIQALDGELRHAVCIFYLVLRALDTVEDDMSIPLDKKVPMLNDFHTYLYRDEWRFTESQEKDRRVLEDFPTISLEFRNLAHEYRDVISDICHRMGVGMAEFLEKRVGSMKDWDQYCHYVAGLVGIGLSRLFSASQLEEPEVGQDTELANSMGLFLQKTNIIRDYLEDTQEGRVFWPQEAWSQFAARVEDFARPENLESALSCLNLLVTDALRHVPDVIAYLSRLRNQSVFNFCAIPQVMAIATLSSCFNNPMVFQGVVKIRKGQAVTLMMDATNMRAVQTIIAQYSQEILHKVSLSDPSRDKTLSILAVIQEKSALSQSSLPSRTHLSPMYLSAAMLLAALSWQYLSTTAAQVQGTGDAHGQ from the exons ATGGACATCCTGAAGTCGCTGGGTCACCCGGAGGAAATATTTAACCTGTTTAAGTTTAAAATGGGGGGATGCAGAGCTGTCATGCCAAAGTTGGATTAC GAGTCCATGCGCGAGACCCTGCGGACCTGCTACGTGTACCTGAACCAAACCAGCCGGAGCTTCGCGGCCGTGATCCAGGCGCTGGACGGGGAGTTGAG ACACGCAGTTTGCATCTTCTACCTGGTTCTGCGGGCGTTGGACACCGTGGAGGACGACATGAGCATTCCTCTGGACAAGAAGGTGCCCATGCTGAACGACTTCCACACCTACCTGTACCGGGATGAGTGGCGCTTCACCGAGAGCCAGGAGAAGGACCGCCGGGTGCTGGAGGATTTCCCCACG ATATCACTGGAATTTAGAAACCTCGCTCATGAGTACAGGGACGTCATCTCGGATATCTGCCACCGTATGGGAGTGGGAATGGCGGAATTCCTGGAGAAAAGAGTGGGATCCATGAAAGACTGGGACCAG TATTGCCACTACGTCGCAGGGCTGGTCGGCATCGGCCTGTCCAGGCTCTTCTCCGCGTCCCAGCTGGAGGAGCCGGAGGTGGGGCAGGACACGGAGCTGGCGAACTCCATGGGGCTGTTCCTGCAGAAGACCAACATCATCCGAGACTATCTGGAGGACACGCAGGAGGGACGCGTCTTCTGGCCTCAGGag GCCTGGAGTCAGTTCGCGGCTCGCGTCGAGGACTTCGCTCGGCCCGAGAACCTGGAGTCGGCCCTGTCCtgcctcaacctgctggtcaccGATGCCCTGCGTCACGTCCCGGATGTCATCGCCTACCTGTCGCGCCTGCGCAACCAGAGCGTCTTCAACTTCTGTGCCATTCCGCAG GTGATGGCGATAGCGACCCTGTCGTCGTGCTTCAACAACCCCATGGTGTTCCAGGGAGTGGTGAAGATCAGGAAGGGCCAGGCCGTCACCCTCATGATGGACGCCACCAACATGAGAGCGGTGCAGACCATCATCGCCCAGTACAGCCAGGAG ATTCTACACAAGGTGTCGCTCAGCGACCCGTCGCGGGACAAGACGCTGTCCATCCTGGCTGTGATCCAGGAGAAGTCGgccctgtcccagtccagcctCCCCTCCAGGACCCACCTGTCGCCCATGTACCTGTCCGCGGCCATGCTGCTCGCCGCTCTCAGCTGGCAGTACCTCAGCACCACGGCGGCACAGGTGCAGGGCACTGGCGACGCACACGGACAGTGA
- the fdft1 gene encoding squalene synthase isoform X1 has product MAGVCCKCPVSLSAFKRSLSVAPRGCGSAPRSLAPSWRLGERGPHEAARPASVLRAASFYQHTASPSVSCQESMRETLRTCYVYLNQTSRSFAAVIQALDGELRHAVCIFYLVLRALDTVEDDMSIPLDKKVPMLNDFHTYLYRDEWRFTESQEKDRRVLEDFPTISLEFRNLAHEYRDVISDICHRMGVGMAEFLEKRVGSMKDWDQYCHYVAGLVGIGLSRLFSASQLEEPEVGQDTELANSMGLFLQKTNIIRDYLEDTQEGRVFWPQEAWSQFAARVEDFARPENLESALSCLNLLVTDALRHVPDVIAYLSRLRNQSVFNFCAIPQVMAIATLSSCFNNPMVFQGVVKIRKGQAVTLMMDATNMRAVQTIIAQYSQEILHKVSLSDPSRDKTLSILAVIQEKSALSQSSLPSRTHLSPMYLSAAMLLAALSWQYLSTTAAQVQGTGDAHGQ; this is encoded by the exons ATGGCCGGAGTCTGCTGCAAGTGTCCGGTCTCGCTGTCCGCGTTCAAGCGCTCCCTCTCGGTGGCGCCGCGCGGCTGCGGCTCCGCGCCGCGCTCGCTCGCGCCGAGCTGGAGGCTGGGCGAGCGCGGCCCGCACGAGGCCGCCCGGCCCGCCAGCGTCCTCAGGGCCGCCAGCTTCTACCAACACACGGCCTCCCCGTCTGTGTCCTGCCAGGAGTCCATGCGCGAGACCCTGCGGACCTGCTACGTGTACCTGAACCAAACCAGCCGGAGCTTCGCGGCCGTGATCCAGGCGCTGGACGGGGAGTTGAG ACACGCAGTTTGCATCTTCTACCTGGTTCTGCGGGCGTTGGACACCGTGGAGGACGACATGAGCATTCCTCTGGACAAGAAGGTGCCCATGCTGAACGACTTCCACACCTACCTGTACCGGGATGAGTGGCGCTTCACCGAGAGCCAGGAGAAGGACCGCCGGGTGCTGGAGGATTTCCCCACG ATATCACTGGAATTTAGAAACCTCGCTCATGAGTACAGGGACGTCATCTCGGATATCTGCCACCGTATGGGAGTGGGAATGGCGGAATTCCTGGAGAAAAGAGTGGGATCCATGAAAGACTGGGACCAG TATTGCCACTACGTCGCAGGGCTGGTCGGCATCGGCCTGTCCAGGCTCTTCTCCGCGTCCCAGCTGGAGGAGCCGGAGGTGGGGCAGGACACGGAGCTGGCGAACTCCATGGGGCTGTTCCTGCAGAAGACCAACATCATCCGAGACTATCTGGAGGACACGCAGGAGGGACGCGTCTTCTGGCCTCAGGag GCCTGGAGTCAGTTCGCGGCTCGCGTCGAGGACTTCGCTCGGCCCGAGAACCTGGAGTCGGCCCTGTCCtgcctcaacctgctggtcaccGATGCCCTGCGTCACGTCCCGGATGTCATCGCCTACCTGTCGCGCCTGCGCAACCAGAGCGTCTTCAACTTCTGTGCCATTCCGCAG GTGATGGCGATAGCGACCCTGTCGTCGTGCTTCAACAACCCCATGGTGTTCCAGGGAGTGGTGAAGATCAGGAAGGGCCAGGCCGTCACCCTCATGATGGACGCCACCAACATGAGAGCGGTGCAGACCATCATCGCCCAGTACAGCCAGGAG ATTCTACACAAGGTGTCGCTCAGCGACCCGTCGCGGGACAAGACGCTGTCCATCCTGGCTGTGATCCAGGAGAAGTCGgccctgtcccagtccagcctCCCCTCCAGGACCCACCTGTCGCCCATGTACCTGTCCGCGGCCATGCTGCTCGCCGCTCTCAGCTGGCAGTACCTCAGCACCACGGCGGCACAGGTGCAGGGCACTGGCGACGCACACGGACAGTGA
- the LOC114849798 gene encoding cathepsin B-like, with protein sequence MYRLVLLVAMVTVSVTAAQSRPHPLSSDMVNFINKLNTSWTAGHNFQNADVSYVKGLCGTILNGPKLPEVVHNVEDLRLPDSFDARQQWPNCPTISQIRDQGSCGSCWAFGAVEAMSDRICIHSSAKISVEISAEDLLSCCEECGMGCFGGYPTAAWEFWVKMGLVTGGLYNSKVGCRPYTIASCDHHVNGSLPPCQGEQETPKCVQQCIDGYSPVYKKDKHFGRQSYSVPSKQEQIMAELYKNGPVEAAYTVYADFLAYKTGVYQHVTGEMLGGHAIKILGWGVESGTPYWLAANSWNNDWGDRGFFKIKRGNDECGIESEVVAGIPLN encoded by the exons ATGTATCGACTGGTCCTCCTCGTCGCCATGGTGACGGTGTCTGTCACCGCAGCTCAATCCCGCCCCCATCCCCTCTCCTCAGATATGGTCAACTTCATTAACAAGCTTAACACCAGCTGGACG GCTGGACACAACTTTCAAAATGCTGATGTCAGCTATGTGAAGGGTCTGTGTGGGACAATACTGAATGGGCCCAAGCTGCCTGAGGT GGTTCACAATGTTGAGGACTTGCGGCTTCCCGACAGTTTCGATGCTCGCCAGCAGTGGCCCAACTGTCCCACTATCAGTCAGATCAGAGATCAGGGCTCGTGTGGATCCTGCTGG GCCTTCGGGGCAGTTGAGGCGATGTCGGACAGGATATGCATCCACAGCAGCGCCAAGATCTCCGTGGAGATCTCAGCTGAGGATCTGCTGTCCTGCTGTGAAGAATGTGGCATGGG ATGTTTTGGTGGTTATCCCACTGCTGCTTGGGAATTCTGGGTGAAGATGGGGCTGGTGACAGGAGGCCTGTACAACTCCAAAGTCG gctGCAGGCCTTACACTATTGCATCTTGTGACCATCACGTGAATGGAAGCCTTCCTCCATGTCAGGGCGAACAGGAGACTCCCAAGTGTGTGCAGCAGTGCATTGATGGCTACTCTCCAGTCTATAAGAAGGACAAACACTTTG GCAGGCAGTCGTACAGCGTCCCGTCCAAGCAGGAGCAGATCATGGCCGAGCTGTACAAGAACGGGCCGGTGGAGGCAGCCTACACCGTCTATGCGGACTTTCTGGCTTACAAGACTG GTGTGTACCAGCACGTGACCGGGGAGATGCTGGGCGGTCATGCCATCAAGATCCTGGGCTGGGGAGTGGAGAGCGGGACGCCGTACTGGCTGGCTGCCAACTCCTGGAACAACGACTGGGGAGACAGAG GTTTCTTCAAGATCAAGCGTGGAAACGATGAGTGTGGTATTGAGTCGGAGGTGGTTGCAGGAATCCCACTGAACTAG
- the LOC114849937 gene encoding phospholipase ABHD3-like isoform X2, translating to MKTPTLICSEAFSIFLHKHCPVVAERFSPTPWCWGGRLQTLVFAFFKSRPPVTYRNELIRTGDGGQISLDWVDNEASAAYPESSTRPTVLILPGITGNSQQPYVLHAVSQASRRGYRCVVFNNRGAAGEELLTPVTYCAANTSDLECVVQHVRGLYPKARVLGAGVSMGGMLLLNYLARKRRESGMVAGLTISVPFDAQASSVSMEEPLNWLLFNKVLAMGLCRTVRKHRKILEKVVDVDYVLKSQTIREFDERFTIVQFGYKSCTEYYRDASPGKKLPSTAVPILCLNAADDPFSPQRAFPLTIIQSLPNVALLLTAHGGHIAFLDGLFPRGETYMDRLFGQFIQAVFDHPEDLNQACGINEEPMS from the exons ATGAAG ACACCAACCCTGATCTGCAGTGAGGCTTTCAGCATATTCCTCCACAAACACTGTCCTGTGGTGGCCGAGCGCTTCAGCCCCACTCCCTGGTGCTGGGGAGGTCGCCTTCAAACCcttgtctttgcttttttcaAATCCAGGCCCCCGGTCACATATCGCAA TGAGCTCATTCGTACCGGTGATGGCGGTCAGATTTCTCTGGACTGGGTGGACAACGAGGCCAGCGCTGCATACCCAGAGTCCTCTACTCGCCCCACGGTGCTGATCCTCCCAGGCATAACAGGCAACAGCCAGCAGCCATATGTGCTCCACGCTGTCAGCCAGGCCTCCCGCCGTGGCTACAG ATGTGTGGTCTTTAACAACAGGGGAGCTGCAGGGGAAGAACTGTTG ACGCCTGTCACCTACTGCGCAGCCAATACCTCAGACCTGGAGTGTGTGGTGCAACATGTCAGAGGACTTTACCCAAAAGCCCGAGTGCTTGGTGCTGGTGTTTCTATGGGAGG CATGTTGTTGTTGAACTACCTGGCCCGTAAGCGCAGAGAGTCAGGGATGGTGGCGGGTCTCACCATCTCTGTCCCCTTTGATGCACAGGCGTCGTCTGTCTCAATGGAAGAGCCTCTCAACTGGCTGCTCTTCAACAAAGTCCTCGCAATGGGCCTCTGTCGTACTGTCAGAAA GCACAGGAAGATTTTGGAGAAAGTCGTGGACGTTGACTATGTCTTGAAG TCACAGACTATCCGTGAGTTTGATGAACGCTTCACCATTGTGCAGTTTGGTTATAAATCCTGTACAGAGTACTACCGCGATGCCAGCCCAGGCAAAAAGCTCCCTAGCACAGCAGTACCCATCTTGTGTCTCAATGCTGCTGATGACCCCTTCTCCCCTCAGAGAG CCTTTCCACTGACCATCATCCAGAGCCTGCCTAATGTTGCCCTGTTGTTGACGGCTCACGGCGGACACATCGCCTTCCTGGATGGTTTGTTTCCCCGCGGTGAGACCTACATGGACCGTCTGTTTGGTCAGTTCATCCAAGCCGTCTTTGACCACCCCGAGGACTTGAACCAAGCCTGTGGCATCAATGAGGAGCCGATGAGCTGA
- the LOC114849937 gene encoding phospholipase ABHD3-like isoform X1 produces the protein MFVSHLELWRTYWEFVSRPYTVLICSLTAAVYYLWGRKCQTPTLICSEAFSIFLHKHCPVVAERFSPTPWCWGGRLQTLVFAFFKSRPPVTYRNELIRTGDGGQISLDWVDNEASAAYPESSTRPTVLILPGITGNSQQPYVLHAVSQASRRGYRCVVFNNRGAAGEELLTPVTYCAANTSDLECVVQHVRGLYPKARVLGAGVSMGGMLLLNYLARKRRESGMVAGLTISVPFDAQASSVSMEEPLNWLLFNKVLAMGLCRTVRKHRKILEKVVDVDYVLKSQTIREFDERFTIVQFGYKSCTEYYRDASPGKKLPSTAVPILCLNAADDPFSPQRAFPLTIIQSLPNVALLLTAHGGHIAFLDGLFPRGETYMDRLFGQFIQAVFDHPEDLNQACGINEEPMS, from the exons ATGTTTGTATCACATCTGGAGCTGTGGAGAACATACTGGGAGTTTGTTTCCAGGCCTTACACGGTGCTCATCTGCTCCCTCACGGCCGCAGTTTACTATCTGTGGGGCCGCAAGTGTCAG ACACCAACCCTGATCTGCAGTGAGGCTTTCAGCATATTCCTCCACAAACACTGTCCTGTGGTGGCCGAGCGCTTCAGCCCCACTCCCTGGTGCTGGGGAGGTCGCCTTCAAACCcttgtctttgcttttttcaAATCCAGGCCCCCGGTCACATATCGCAA TGAGCTCATTCGTACCGGTGATGGCGGTCAGATTTCTCTGGACTGGGTGGACAACGAGGCCAGCGCTGCATACCCAGAGTCCTCTACTCGCCCCACGGTGCTGATCCTCCCAGGCATAACAGGCAACAGCCAGCAGCCATATGTGCTCCACGCTGTCAGCCAGGCCTCCCGCCGTGGCTACAG ATGTGTGGTCTTTAACAACAGGGGAGCTGCAGGGGAAGAACTGTTG ACGCCTGTCACCTACTGCGCAGCCAATACCTCAGACCTGGAGTGTGTGGTGCAACATGTCAGAGGACTTTACCCAAAAGCCCGAGTGCTTGGTGCTGGTGTTTCTATGGGAGG CATGTTGTTGTTGAACTACCTGGCCCGTAAGCGCAGAGAGTCAGGGATGGTGGCGGGTCTCACCATCTCTGTCCCCTTTGATGCACAGGCGTCGTCTGTCTCAATGGAAGAGCCTCTCAACTGGCTGCTCTTCAACAAAGTCCTCGCAATGGGCCTCTGTCGTACTGTCAGAAA GCACAGGAAGATTTTGGAGAAAGTCGTGGACGTTGACTATGTCTTGAAG TCACAGACTATCCGTGAGTTTGATGAACGCTTCACCATTGTGCAGTTTGGTTATAAATCCTGTACAGAGTACTACCGCGATGCCAGCCCAGGCAAAAAGCTCCCTAGCACAGCAGTACCCATCTTGTGTCTCAATGCTGCTGATGACCCCTTCTCCCCTCAGAGAG CCTTTCCACTGACCATCATCCAGAGCCTGCCTAATGTTGCCCTGTTGTTGACGGCTCACGGCGGACACATCGCCTTCCTGGATGGTTTGTTTCCCCGCGGTGAGACCTACATGGACCGTCTGTTTGGTCAGTTCATCCAAGCCGTCTTTGACCACCCCGAGGACTTGAACCAAGCCTGTGGCATCAATGAGGAGCCGATGAGCTGA
- the prkg3 gene encoding cGMP-dependent protein kinase 2 isoform X2, whose translation MEKQLQDLRQQLEKQCLINQELQRQNKDLEHRLQEKEKLLQELQSQYHELEAPTLSANESEPAYRTSRAAVIASEPIPETVEITRSRVKKTASETSLIVKAIQKNDFLSRLDDEQTAMMVDLLVVSNLKVGDEVIQEGTEGDSMYIVADGVLVVTQAGRELRTLSSGDVFGELAILYNCKRTATVKATSAVRLWCMERHTYRTIITNKSKKKREQLMRFLKTAQTLKDLNDVQLSKIIDSMEEVKYQDKDVIVQEGTEGDTFYIILKGEVLVTKNVNGQQKQIRRMVEGEHFGEQALIREVLRTATCTADGPVTCFSIDKEVFEETIPIEHLELFDDSKVLQQSRAPVKASLSSTLTLEDMVPVFYQEGRYQGDPVTLGVGGFGRVELVTTLKQGKYYAMKRVSKKHIVSKRQEEHMLFEKKILKAIQCDFIVRLHAAFKDTRYIYMVMEFCSGGEIWTKLKEVGRFDEPIAVFCAACVVEAYSYLHKKNIMYRDLKPENLMMDVKGYIKLIDFGFAKELVRGEKTYSFVGTPEYIAPEIIKNQGHDFAVDFWSLGILIFEMLAGSPPFSSSEPQRIYAKILDGVLKYPPFMNEAAKSIISKLCRPRPGQRLGNTKNGIKDVRHHRWFSSMNWHKLRVGQINAPTGPCYINFDRFPADQNKADEEFSGWDRDF comes from the exons aTGGAGAAGCAACTACAGGATttgaggcagcagctggaaaaacaatGTCTGATcaaccaggagctgcagagacagaacaaaGACCTGG AACATCGACtgcaagagaaggagaaacttttgcaggagctgcagagtcaGTATCACGAACTGG AGGCGCCCACCCTCAGCGCCAACGAGAGCGAACCCGCGTACAGGACGAGCCGCGCCGCCGTCATCGCCTCGGAGCCCATTCCGGAGACCGTGGAGATCACGCGCAGCAGGGTCAAGAAAACAGCCAG TGAGACGAGCCTCATCGTCAAAGCCATCCAGAAGAACGACTTCCTGAGCCGCCTGGACGATGAGCAGACGGCCATGATGGTGGACCTCCTGGTGGTGTCCAACCTGAAGGTGGGGGACGAAGTCATTCAGGAGGGCACCGAAGGCGACAGCATGTACATAGTTGCAG ATGGCGTGCTGGTGGTCACGCAGGCGGGTCGTGAGCTCCGGACCCTCAGCAGTGGGGACGTGTTTGGGGAGTTAGCCATCCTGTACAACTGCAAACGGACGGCCACAGTCAAAG CGACGTCGGCGGTGCGACTGTGGTGCATGGAGCGACACACCTACAGGACCATCATCACCAACAAGTCCAAGAAGAAACGGGAGCAGCTCATGCGCTTCCTGAAGAC GGCTCAGACTCTGAAGGACCTCAATGACGTCCAGCTGTCCAAGATCATCGACtccatggaggag GTGAAGTACCAGGACAAAGACGTTATAGTCCAAGAAGGGACTGAAGGAGACACATTCTACATCATCCTCAAAGGAGAG gtcCTGGTGACCAAAAACGTGAACGGGCAGCAGAAGCAGATTCGCAGGATGGTGGAAGGGGAGCATTTTGGCGAGCAGGCCCTCATacg GGAGGTGCTGAGAACTGCCACCTGCACCGCTGACGGGCCCGTTACTTGCTTCTCCATCGACAAGGA GGTATTTGAGGAGACGATTCCAATAGAACACCTGGAGCTGTTTGATGA CTCCAAAGTGCTGCAGCAAAGTCGAGCTCCGGTAAAGGCGAG TCTCAGCTCCACCCTGACGCTCGAGGACATGGTTCCTGTGTTCTACCAGGAGGGCCGTTACCAGGGAGACCCCGTCACGCTCGGCGTCGGGGGCTTCGGTCGCGTCGAGCTG GTGACCACGCTGAAGCAGGGCAAATATTACGCCATGAAGCGAGTCAGCAAGAAGCACATTGTCTCCAAGAGACAAGAGGAGCACATGCTGTTCGAGAAGAAGATCCTTAAAGCCATACAGTGTGACTTCATCGTCAG ACTTCATGCAGCTTTTAAAGACACGCGATACATCTACATGGTGATGGAGTTCTGCAGCGGAGGAGAGATCTGGACCAAGCTCAAAGAAGT AGGGCGATTCGACGAGCCCATCGCCGTGTTCTGCGCCGCCTGCGTGGTGGAGGCCTACTCCTACCTCCATAAGAAGAACATCATGTACAGAGACCTGAAGCCCGAGAACCTGATGATGGATGTGAAGGGTTACATCAAGCTG ATAGACTTTGGTTTTGCTAAGGAGCTGGTGCGTGGGGAGAAAACGTACTCGTTCGTTGGGACTCCTGAGTACATCGCTCCCGAGATCATCAAGAACCAAGGACATGACTTCGCCGTCGACTTCTGGTCTCTGGGCATCCTGATCTTTGAGATGCTGGCAGGAAG ccCCCCCTTTTCAAGTTCCGAACCCCAGAGGATTTATGCCAAGATTCTGGATGGCGTGCTGAAGTACCCGCCTTTCATGAACGAGGCGGCTAAATCTATTATCAGTAAGCTGTGCAG ACCTCGGCCAGGTCAGAGGTTAGGGAACACCAAGAACGGCATCAAAGACGTCCGACATCACCG GTGGTTCAGCAGCATGAACTGGCACAAGCTGCGCGTGGGTCAGATCAACGCCCCCACG gGTCCCTGCTACATCAACTTCGATCGTTTCCCTGCCGACCAGAATAAGGCGGACGAGGAGTTTTCTGGCTGGGACCGTGACTTCTGA
- the prkg3 gene encoding cGMP-dependent protein kinase 2 isoform X1: protein MEKQLQDLRQQLEKQCLINQELQRQNKDLEHRLQEKEKLLQELQSQYHELEAPTLSANESEPAYRTSRAAVIASEPIPETVEITRSRVKKTASETSLIVKAIQKNDFLSRLDDEQTAMMVDLLVVSNLKVGDEVIQEGTEGDSMYIVADGVLVVTQAGRELRTLSSGDVFGELAILYNCKRTATVKATSAVRLWCMERHTYRTIITNKSKKKREQLMRFLKTAQTLKDLNDVQLSKIIDSMEEVKYQDKDVIVQEGTEGDTFYIILKGEVLVTKNVNGQQKQIRRMVEGEHFGEQALIREVLRTATCTADGPVTCFSIDKEVFEETIPIEHLELFDDSKVLQQSRAPVKASLSSTLTLEDMVPVFYQEGRYQGDPVTLGVGGFGRVELVTTLKQGKYYAMKRVSKKHIVSKRQEEHMLFEKKILKAIQCDFIVRLHAAFKDTRYIYMVMEFCSGGEIWTKLKEVGRFDEPIAVFCAACVVEAYSYLHKKNIMYRDLKPENLMMDVKGYIKLIDFGFAKELVRGEKTYSFVGTPEYIAPEIIKNQGHDFAVDFWSLGILIFEMLAGSPPFSSSEPQRIYAKILDGVLKYPPFMNEAAKSIISKLCRPRPGQRLGNTKNGIKDVRHHRWFSSMNWHKLRVGQINAPTVRLIRKGPCYINFDRFPADQNKADEEFSGWDRDF, encoded by the exons aTGGAGAAGCAACTACAGGATttgaggcagcagctggaaaaacaatGTCTGATcaaccaggagctgcagagacagaacaaaGACCTGG AACATCGACtgcaagagaaggagaaacttttgcaggagctgcagagtcaGTATCACGAACTGG AGGCGCCCACCCTCAGCGCCAACGAGAGCGAACCCGCGTACAGGACGAGCCGCGCCGCCGTCATCGCCTCGGAGCCCATTCCGGAGACCGTGGAGATCACGCGCAGCAGGGTCAAGAAAACAGCCAG TGAGACGAGCCTCATCGTCAAAGCCATCCAGAAGAACGACTTCCTGAGCCGCCTGGACGATGAGCAGACGGCCATGATGGTGGACCTCCTGGTGGTGTCCAACCTGAAGGTGGGGGACGAAGTCATTCAGGAGGGCACCGAAGGCGACAGCATGTACATAGTTGCAG ATGGCGTGCTGGTGGTCACGCAGGCGGGTCGTGAGCTCCGGACCCTCAGCAGTGGGGACGTGTTTGGGGAGTTAGCCATCCTGTACAACTGCAAACGGACGGCCACAGTCAAAG CGACGTCGGCGGTGCGACTGTGGTGCATGGAGCGACACACCTACAGGACCATCATCACCAACAAGTCCAAGAAGAAACGGGAGCAGCTCATGCGCTTCCTGAAGAC GGCTCAGACTCTGAAGGACCTCAATGACGTCCAGCTGTCCAAGATCATCGACtccatggaggag GTGAAGTACCAGGACAAAGACGTTATAGTCCAAGAAGGGACTGAAGGAGACACATTCTACATCATCCTCAAAGGAGAG gtcCTGGTGACCAAAAACGTGAACGGGCAGCAGAAGCAGATTCGCAGGATGGTGGAAGGGGAGCATTTTGGCGAGCAGGCCCTCATacg GGAGGTGCTGAGAACTGCCACCTGCACCGCTGACGGGCCCGTTACTTGCTTCTCCATCGACAAGGA GGTATTTGAGGAGACGATTCCAATAGAACACCTGGAGCTGTTTGATGA CTCCAAAGTGCTGCAGCAAAGTCGAGCTCCGGTAAAGGCGAG TCTCAGCTCCACCCTGACGCTCGAGGACATGGTTCCTGTGTTCTACCAGGAGGGCCGTTACCAGGGAGACCCCGTCACGCTCGGCGTCGGGGGCTTCGGTCGCGTCGAGCTG GTGACCACGCTGAAGCAGGGCAAATATTACGCCATGAAGCGAGTCAGCAAGAAGCACATTGTCTCCAAGAGACAAGAGGAGCACATGCTGTTCGAGAAGAAGATCCTTAAAGCCATACAGTGTGACTTCATCGTCAG ACTTCATGCAGCTTTTAAAGACACGCGATACATCTACATGGTGATGGAGTTCTGCAGCGGAGGAGAGATCTGGACCAAGCTCAAAGAAGT AGGGCGATTCGACGAGCCCATCGCCGTGTTCTGCGCCGCCTGCGTGGTGGAGGCCTACTCCTACCTCCATAAGAAGAACATCATGTACAGAGACCTGAAGCCCGAGAACCTGATGATGGATGTGAAGGGTTACATCAAGCTG ATAGACTTTGGTTTTGCTAAGGAGCTGGTGCGTGGGGAGAAAACGTACTCGTTCGTTGGGACTCCTGAGTACATCGCTCCCGAGATCATCAAGAACCAAGGACATGACTTCGCCGTCGACTTCTGGTCTCTGGGCATCCTGATCTTTGAGATGCTGGCAGGAAG ccCCCCCTTTTCAAGTTCCGAACCCCAGAGGATTTATGCCAAGATTCTGGATGGCGTGCTGAAGTACCCGCCTTTCATGAACGAGGCGGCTAAATCTATTATCAGTAAGCTGTGCAG ACCTCGGCCAGGTCAGAGGTTAGGGAACACCAAGAACGGCATCAAAGACGTCCGACATCACCG GTGGTTCAGCAGCATGAACTGGCACAAGCTGCGCGTGGGTCAGATCAACGCCCCCACGGTGCGGCTGATACGCAAG gGTCCCTGCTACATCAACTTCGATCGTTTCCCTGCCGACCAGAATAAGGCGGACGAGGAGTTTTCTGGCTGGGACCGTGACTTCTGA